The sequence below is a genomic window from Macaca fascicularis isolate 582-1 chromosome 3, T2T-MFA8v1.1.
CCTGCCTCCCACCGTCCTGGCGTCCCCAACTCAGGCCAAGGAGCTGTCAGGGATTGGAGGCGGCTGGGTCCTCCGGCAGAACGCTAAGACGGGCCCCGGGGGCGGCCGGGCTCTGCCCGGGGCCGAGGCAGCGACAGCAGATGCCCGACCCCGAGGAGCCCACTCCCAGTGCGGACTGAGGGCCAGCAGCCCCGGGAGGTGGCCCCGAGCCCCGGTGGTCGCAGGGCGGGGCCTCTGCCAGCCCCTGGAGTCTTCTGCGGCGCAGGGCTGGGCTCCAGGGCAGCGGGAAGAGGCAGGCCGGAGAGACGGGCCTGGGCAGGCAGCAGCTCCCGCTGCGGCGCGGGGAGCAAGGTCCAGAGGGGCCGGCGACGCTGCCAAACGCCCGCGGAGGCACTACGGGCGGTACATGGCGAAGGCCAGGAGACTGAGGAGCAGGGTGAAGCCGGCCAGGCCCAGAGTGGCGGTCAGGGGAAAGAAGGGCCGGTACTGGATCTGGCAGTaccagagcagcagcagcagcaggagcagcaggggcagcagcagGCTGCCGATTTCCAGCCCGGAGGGGCCGGGCTCGGACCCCGGCGGGCAGGGGGGATTTGGGGGGCCGACCCTCGTGGACACGTGGCAGTGGAGAACGCAGTTGggagggaggtgaaggctgcCCAGGGTCTGGGTGTCGTCGCCTAGCAGCTGCCCTTGGTAGATGAGTCGCACCTGCTGTTCCCGGCCAGGAAACTGGGTCCTGAGGAGAGAGGGACCTGGGTAAGAGAGCAGGCCTCAGGCAATCCTAGTCCCTGGCCCCGGAACAACActcccacccttcccctgccCTCCACAACACACCGGCCCTGGCCTGGGAGGGGCAGACTGCCAAGGGAACAAGTGCAGTTGTGATCTGGGGCGCTCAGCGCCTCCAGTATAAAGGAGGGCTGGGTCTTAGGTCTCTCCTGGGGCCTTCTGTGaccactccccccacccctgTCTTCAGCATTGCTCCTGCCTCTTGACCTACGTACCTTTTCAAGGAGCCAATGGTGTCGTGGGGCCAGGCCCTGGCCACCTGCTCTGAATCATTGAGGAATTTCAGCCGTAGCACGAGGGGCTCCTGCGGGGAGTCCGGGGCTGGTGGTGTTGCTGTGACCCCCGTGCTGGGCTCTGGCTGTGCAGCTTGACCTCTGTGTCTCAGGCTGGGGGTCTCTGCCCCTGGGACCTCCGCTCTCATGGTGTCGGTAGCTGCCATGGCTGCGCTGGGCTGGGATGGCGTTGGGGTCCCTGACGGCTGGGGCAGTGGGTCCCCGCCCTCAGCGGTGTGCGTTGAGACCCAGGCGAGGGCCAGCACCAGAAGGCAGGCAAGCACCGAGAAAAGGACGGTCACCTCATCACCCACCCCTTCAATCAGGGTCATGGCGCCTGCCTTGCCCGCCGCGCTACCGAGCTGGAGAGGCACAAAGAGCCCGTGAGGCGCGGGCCCTCTGACCAGGAGCCCTGGAACCTCCACAGggtcctgcccccaccccaccgcGACGCTCCCACCGTCCTCAGCCTGGGTTCCCTCACCCACCCCAGGGTACGGGCTGCTTTGCCTCCCAGTCGCCCCAAACTTGCCTCCGGGTGCCCCTTCCCATCGCCGAATCCCAAGTCCTAACTTTCTGTCATCTGAGCTCGAGGTCTTCAACCAGCTCCCAACTCACCCAAACCCTATCCCAAGGTAAGGGCCTAAGCAACGCCTCCCCTAAACTTCACCCCAGCCAAACTTCACGCCCATGCGTATCTATTCTCCTGCCCACTTCACCCCAGTGTGTCTACTCCTTCACCGACTTCACCCCATGCTCATCTACTCCGTTGCTAAAGTTTCTCCGAGGTGGGGGTAGAGcctctgtgcccccaccccccgccccccgcatTACGGTTCACCTAAACCCCACCCGCGGCACAGGACTGCTTCCCAGGCTTCCCCCACAGCAAACGTCAAACTCCGCCCCTGGGCAATCTGGAGCCTCCGAGCGTCACCACCCACCCAGCTCGGTCCCCTCAACCCCACTCCGCGGAGGCCCAACTCCACGCCTTCTCTGGAAGTGTCTCCAAGCCCCGCGGGCTGCCAGACCCCAGATCCCGCCCGGAATCCGAGACTTCACGttccctacccccacccctcATCACCCCTCCCACCTTCCCGCCCCCCGGAGCCGCAGGAGGGCACGGCGATCCAGGGCAGGGCGGGCGGGGCCCGGCCGGGGCCCTGGGCGGCGGGGTGGGCGCGGTCATGGCGCGGGGACTCACCGCCCGGCTGCCCCAGCTCCATCGCGGCCCCTCGGACACTTCCGGGCGGGAGGCGCGGAGGTCGCAGGCACCTGAAGCACCCCTCCTTCCTCGCCGCCGCGGCCCGGGGCATTGTGGGACTTGTAGTCCGGCGCCGCTCTGTCTCCGCCCTCCGCCCTGCGGACCCACGTGCTGGGCTCCACCCGCGGTTCTCTGCTCCAGCAGATCGCGGAGGGGTCGGTGGGGACGGCTTTGGGGGGTTGCGCTACCGGCTAGAGGTTTGGGCGGCAGCAGGGTCCGCCCCCTCCCCCGCCAACAGCCAGAGCATCTGTCACACCAGACACCGACGTCAGCTGAAGCACGTCAGAACACCCGTGTTCGTGATGCAGTGAGGAAGGCTCTGAGGAACTCAGGTGGCCCCTACCCTTATGTCAGAGTGGACGCCAGAAGGCACTTTGGCCACCAAAATTAATTCTTCAGCCCAGAGCCCAATATCCATGGGCTGTCCCACTAGGCTGGCCAGGGATACCCATCCTCAGGGCTGCCCCTTTCCTTGGTCCCCTCCTCCACCTTGCTCTTTCAGGACTGTGGAAGAAGCATAGACCTTGGAACCTGGCACAAATCCTGATCCCTTATCCTGTGCTTCtcagctatatgaccttgggtgGGTTATTGAATCTCTCTAAAgattaatttcttcctttctgaaacATACGTCGTAAGTCAATCATAAGGAAGAAAttagatgttttatttaaaagtgtgaAAACTAAGGTACATGTCACACAGTAGCTATTTGCTCACCTCCGCTCAAAGCTGGTCTCTGGAATCGGATCCTGGTGTGTTACTGTGTGGATGACATTGAATCCCAGGCCTGTGGATATCTGTGGATTTTTCCCTCTGGGCTCCTGTAGCCACAGAGATCTCACATCCTGGTTTTTACAGGCCAGTCttgatttaaaataatctatcCTAGTTTTCCCATAGTTCTTGCCTACTGTGGGAGCAAGTGGCCCAAATATTGCCTTAGGAATGTCAGTCTAGATTGATACCATACAGAACTAACCTATCTAGTTCCATCCCtcctgttcattcatttattctactaacatatttttaaaagatatactatggccaggcgcggtggcttatgtctgtaatcctggcactttgggagaccgaggtaggtggatcactgaggtcaggagttcgagaccagcctggccaacatggtaaaagcccatctctactaaaaaaaaaaaaatacaaaaattagttggatg
It includes:
- the TMUB1 gene encoding transmembrane and ubiquitin-like domain-containing protein 1 isoform X2; amino-acid sequence: MTLIEGVGDEVTVLFSVLACLLVLALAWVSTHTAEGGDPLPQPSGTPTPSQPSAAMAATDTMRAEVPGAETPSLRHRGQAAQPEPSTGVTATPPAPDSPQEPLVLRLKFLNDSEQVARAWPHDTIGSLKRTQFPGREQQVRLIYQGQLLGDDTQTLGSLHLPPNCVLHCHVSTRVGPPNPPCPPGSEPGPSGLEIGSLLLPLLLLLLLLLWYCQIQYRPFFPLTATLGLAGFTLLLSLLAFAMYRP
- the TMUB1 gene encoding transmembrane and ubiquitin-like domain-containing protein 1 isoform X1 is translated as MTAPTPPPRAPAGPRPPCPGSPCPPAAPGGGKLGSAAGKAGAMTLIEGVGDEVTVLFSVLACLLVLALAWVSTHTAEGGDPLPQPSGTPTPSQPSAAMAATDTMRAEVPGAETPSLRHRGQAAQPEPSTGVTATPPAPDSPQEPLVLRLKFLNDSEQVARAWPHDTIGSLKRTQFPGREQQVRLIYQGQLLGDDTQTLGSLHLPPNCVLHCHVSTRVGPPNPPCPPGSEPGPSGLEIGSLLLPLLLLLLLLLWYCQIQYRPFFPLTATLGLAGFTLLLSLLAFAMYRP